One Exiguobacterium sp. BMC-KP genomic window, ATCACGTTGATCTTAAAAGGTCTGTTTGGGTTATCGCCCTCCATCACGAACTTAGTGTTGAACGTTCCTCTGTTTTTCGTCAGTTATAAAATTCTTGGTCGGACGACCTTCGTCTATACGTTGATTGGGACATTCAGCTTTTCCTTTTGGTACGGACTAATCTCGAAGTATTCACCACTCGTGATTGACCTTCGAGACGATATGGTCCTCGCTGCTTTGTTCGCTGGTGTTTTCATCGGGGTCGGTCTCGGCATCATCTTCAACAACGGCGGTACGACAGGTGGTGTCGATATTATCGCGCGTCTGACGAAACGTTACTTCGGATGGTCGATTGGTCGCACGTTCTTGATCTTCGATTTCTTCGTCATCGTCGCTTCCTTGACGTATCTCGACTATAAACAGGCGATGTATACGTTACTCGCCGTCTACGTCGGTGCTCGTGTCATTGATTGGATGCAAGAAGGTACGTACGCCGGAAAAGCGGCAATGATTATCAGTGATCACCGGACGGAAATCGCGGACGGGATTCATGCAACAATGAATCGCGGTACGACACGTCTCATTGCGAAAGGCGGTTATTCGGGACGCGACCTCGAAGTGTTATATGTCGTTGTCGCCCGCAACGAGATCAATCGCTTGAAGACACTTGTTAAAAGTGTCGATCAACATGCTTTCATTACGTTACATGATGTCTATGAAGTGACGGGAGAAGGGTTTACGTTCGATGAAAACCGGGTTCCGATCAAAGAAACCTAAGTAGACAAAAACACGGATTGCTCGTTTGAGCAATCCGTGTTTTTTACTTAATCATCACTTGACGGGTTAAAAACGATCAATGCAAGACGAAGGAATTCGGCAACGGCAACAAGTGTTGCAGCTACATACGTCCAAGCCGCTGCATTTAAGACACGGCGTGAACCACGCTCTTCTTCCGCATCGATGATTCCGTGTTCCGTCAACTGTGCCATTGCTCGGTTTGAGGCATCAAACTCGACCGGTAACGTGACGAGTTGGAAAATGACGGCACCAAGCATCAGGACGACACCAAGCATCGCTAGACCACTCAACCCAGCAAATAGACCAACCAACAACAGCGGGAACGATAAATTCGACGTGATCGACGCGACAGGCGCAATCCGGTGACGGACACGCATCATGTTATAATCCGTCGCATCTTGAATGACGTGACCGATTTCGTGTGCTGCAATCGAGACAGCTGAGACCGTCGAACCGTAGTAAACGTCTTCAGACAAACGAACGACTTTGTTCGTCGGATCATAATGATCGGACATCGTTCCACCGATCGGCTCGAGTCGAACGTTCGTGATTCCGTTTTGCTTCATGATGAAGTCTGCAACCTGCGCTCCCGTCACCCCACTCTGAATCGGAACATCTTGATACTTTTTATACGTACTCCGCACGCGCATCTGAGCCCAAATCGGGACGATGATGATGATCGCGAGATAGATCAAATAGTTTGCCACGAGACATCGTTCCTTTCTTTTTTTGATTATAGGTCTATTTTATGTTCAAGTGATCTTATTGTCAATTGAATCGCGCACGACAAGGAGATATCCCATCAAAAGACATAATCCCGTCAACCAGAAGGAACCATATCCGATCCACTGGATATGTTCAGCGAGTGCCGGGTAACGTGGCCATTGCCCGAGGACATAATCGACAACGTCGTTATGAATGACCCAAATCGCGACAAGAACGAGTTCCTTTACACGAAACGTCATTAGTGGACTATACAGTAACGCTTGGAAAGCCATCGCCCCGTGTGACACCATCAACATCAGTGCCATCGCTGTTAAGAACGAATCTTCTGTTCCGAGCTGATTCAACATCAAGGCATTCATAACGACTGCCCAAACCCCGTATTTGATCAATGTCACGAAGGCAAGTGCTTCAATCAATCGAGAACGTCGTCCAAAGATCCAGAGAAAGACAATGATCGTAAAGAACAGTGATGCTGTTGGGCTATCTGGTATGAACGGATAATAGTACCACTTCGATGTCGCAAGTTGTGGTTCGTACCAGTAGTAACCGTATAAAGTGCCTGCTAAGTTGATCAATCCGACGACCCAGAGCACCGCTTTATGACGGAGTAACATAAGTAATCCTTGCAATCGTTTCACCTCATCATCGACAAAAGCCGGAGGATTGCTCCCCCGGCTTTTGGCTTATTTATTATTTTCGCCGCCTTCACCGTATGAAGCGATGAATTTCGCAAGTTCCTTATGATCCGCATCTGATCCTTTGAACTGACCAGCAGGCATCGAACCGACACCTTTGACTGCAATATCATAAATCTCTTTTTCTGTCTTTTTCGTACCGACGAGCGCTGGAGCTGCTGCGCCACCCTCGAGGTTCTTACCATGACAGTTGACACATGACTGGTTCGAATAAATTTCGTATCCTTTTGCCGATGTATCAATTTTCGGTCCTTCGTCCATCGTCAACTCACCTTGTTTGTGGATTGTATCCCAGTGAGTCGTTTGAACAGATTCCCACGTCAAGAAGACGATCGAGACGACTGCAAGGAGCATCATGCTGACTGCGATCGGACGTTTCGCTGGACGACGTTCAAGACCTTGGTCGAGCCATGGCGCGACGAGAAGTGCTGTGAACGCAAGACCTGGAAGAATGACCGTACCCATCAAGATGTATGGACCTGCAGCAAATTGGTATTTCAAGAGCTGATAGAGGAATAGGAAGTACCAGTCCGGAAGTGGAATGTACGACGTATTCGTCGGATCGGCAATGTTTTGAAGTGGTGCTGCTTCTACGATTGTCAGTGTCATGAAGCCGATCAAGAAGACCGCTCCAACCATCCATTCGCGAAGTAAGAAGTTTGGCCAGAACGCTTCCGTTCGACCTGGATATTCCGAATAGTCTTTCGACTTGTTCGGCATCCGGTTGTTGATCGACACCCGTGAATCGGTGACGAATTTCATTCCTTTACCACGATGCATCGTGTTCTCCCCCTTTTTTGTTGTCTAGATGATAGTCGGTTTAAAGTGGTCCAGAGATCCCTTGTTTACGGATCATCATGAAGTGGGCCCCGAGCAAGACGAACAATGCTGCAGGAAGGAAGAAGACGTGAATCGCAAAGAATCGAGCGATTGTACTTGCGCCGACGATTTCTCCACCCGCAAGGAGGGTCTTCGCGATACCACCGATGACCGGAATACTTTCAGCAATCTGAATTGTAACTTTCGTTGCGAACAAGGCTTTCATGTCCCAAGGCAATAGGTATCCTGTCAGACCGAGAGCTAAGACGACGAAGAACAAGAGTACTCCGACAACCCAGTTCAATTCACGTGGTTTTTTGTATGAACCAGTGAAGAAGACACGTAATGTATGTAAGAACAACATTACGATAACAACAGATGCGCCCCAGTGGTGCATACCACGAACAATTTGTCCGTGCGCGACTTCGTTTTGAAGATAATAGACGGACGCGTGTGCGTTGATGATGTCCGGTACATAATACATCGTCAAGAACATCCCCGAAAGAATCTGGATGACGATCGTAAAGAACGTCAATCCGCCAAAACAATAAACGAAAGCTGAAAAGTTATGTGCCGGGTTGACGTGCTCCGGTACTTCATGATCGGCGATGTCTCGCCAGAGCGGCGTAATGTCAACGCGCTCATCAATCCAATCATAGATTTTTTGCATCATCGCTTACGCACCTCTTTCGACTGGTTTACCAAGATAGAGGTAACCATCTTTCTGTTGCATTTCATACTCATCGAGTGGTTTCGTTGGAGGCGTACCAGGTACGTTCGTGCCATCCTTCGTATACCGTCCGAAGTGACATGGGCAATAGAATTGCTCCGGGTGCGTTGGATCTGCGCCGAAGCTGACTTGGCAACCTAAGTGTTTACAAATCGGTGAAAGAGCAAGAATTTCTCCCTTATCATCTTTGAACACCCAGGCAGACAATGTTTCTTCGAACTCATACCACGCATCTTGCGTTTGTTTCTTGAAGTCGACCCGTTTTGGTTCTGTCGTGATATCCGACAACTTCATTACTTTTACTTTATCGCCTGCTCCTGATTTCTTCAGGACTGGATCAACTGCGAAGTTGACCATCGGCATGACCATTGTCGCCGCCATGAAACCGCCGACGCCTGTCAATGTATACGTCAAGAATTGACGACGTGTTACGTTAGACCCGTTTTGAGCCATCTCGATCCCCCCTTGTGATGTACGCTGTGCCCCAAGACGACAGTACTTCACACAAATTTCTCACATGGTAATAGTATCTTAATAAAATCATTGCGTCAACCGCTTCATAGCGCGGTCCAACGGTTTCCTAACTGTTCGAGAACTTGTCCAACAAAATTCCCGACCATCTGACCTTGTTGGTCACGACTCATCGTCTCAAGAGCTAGACGTGGCACGTAGATAATCTCTTCGGCGGCAGTCTCCTTCCACCTTAAATCAGCGGTGATGAAGGTGATGAAACGGAATTGCCCGGAAGCAGCCGCTTGACGCCATCCTTCCAACTGTCCGATCGATGGTGTATCGATGTATGTCATGGCAGGTAAGAGCAATGCCCGTCCGGATAGCTGACGTTCAACTTCGGACGCCACCGTCAATGTCATGTCTGCGCATTCTGCGTAAGCATGCATCGCCTCATCGAAACCGATCGGAAGCAAAGGCACGATCAGCGTATCGATATACGCTTGTTCGCTTCGTGTCCGCTGTACGTCGGATGGTTTGAAACGCAAGTCATTTCCCCCTTTCTTTCGTACTTACAATTCGTCACATTTAATGTATCATATCCGCATTTCCTCCTGCTGTCTTAATGTGAACGTTTTATGAAATTCCGGTCTATTTTTCTTCATATTTTGCACAAATCTTCACATACAAAAAGGACCTTATCACCTTCAAGAGGTGATAAGGTCCTACTGTTAAGGTAGTTGACTTCGAACGAGTCGTAACTGTTCGGAAAGGGAGTGGAAACGGTGTTGATCGCGTGCATCGAGTGCTTCATCAATCAAGCGGACCAATCGTTCTTCTTCTTGTCGATTGACCGTGACCGCGATGAAATGCGTCGCTTCATCTGCTAAGCGCGGTTCAACAGCAACTTCTGGACGAAATGGATTCTCTTCGAGGAGAGACAGATACTCATCATCCATCATCATACCTTGGAAATTTAACTCAATATAAATTTCTTCTGAAGTCAGACGAATATCATGATAGGCTTTTTCTGGGTCTAGCGTCGTGACATCTCCTTTTTTGAAGAGAAACGGTTCTGCATCGAATCCATATGTCGTCATGATGATGGCTTTCGGAGCGAACGTTGCATTTTGAACGAAGTGAACCTGTTCGAGTTTTGCCTCATTACGCAACCAGTAATCAATGATCCATTTCGCTTCCCGTCGCTTTAACGTGTAATAGGTCAAGATGCGGCGTAAGAATCGCTGCTTTCTCTCTATCATCTCAATCCTACTCCCTTCTCCCGTGAAGTCATCCATCCATTCGTTCAACATAGTCAACGAGTTCGTTATCTTCTGGTGTCAACTGGGCAGCACGACGGAGGAGACGTTGTCCTTCTTCACGCCGTCCTTCCTCGACGAGTGCAAAACCATACTCTTTCAAGAAGAGCGCGTCTTCTGTAAATGCGCCCTCGACTATCGCATAATTCTCCATCGCTTGTGTATATTCCTCTAAGGCATATAAAGCACGTGCCCGATACCATGTCAAAATTGGAGCCGTCACGTGTTCTTCGATGGCTGAGATCGTTTCGATCATCGCATCATGGTCCTCGTCTTCAGCAAGTAACGATAACAAACGTTCCGCCGCAACGATCGATTCAGGATTCAAGGCAAGTGCCTCACGTAAAGCTTGTACACTTCCTGCGCGATCACCGAGCTTCAGAAGGAATAAGGCTTCCATCGTCCGCAATTCGTCATTGTAATCGTCACGCTCCATCCCTTGCTTGATTACGTTCAGTGCTTCTTTTGTCAGACCGAGTTCGGCTTGGCTTTCCGCATATGGAACATACGCAGACGTATAATCTGGATCCTGCGCAATCAATTGTTGGAATGTCTCGACCGCTTTTTGGTGTTGACCGACTCGGTGAGCCGTCATCGCAAGACCAAACAACGTATGCAAGTCAGACCGTTCCGCAACGGCACGTTCATACAGTGGAATCGCATCTTCAAACTGTCCTGTCATCGCAAGTGATTCCGCATAAAGGGCATCGAGTGGCAATTCAGCACGTAACTCCGGACGTTCTGCGATTTCAGCGAATAATGGTACTGCTTGATCGAAAGCGCCAAGCGTCATGTAGAGCTCAGCTAATCCGTAAGCGAGCAACGGTTCTTCCGGCGCAAGATTACGTGCTTCCTTCAATTTCGCTAATGCCACTTCGTCGAGTCCTTGTGACTGATAGAGATCTGCGAGTAACACGAGCGAACGGGGACCGTATTCCATGTCCGACGTATCAACCTGCTCGAGCACGGAAATCGCTTCCTCTTCGCGATCCAAATCGATATAACACTCCGCCAGTAACAAGGCAACTCCTGCGTTACCCGCGTATTCGACATAAAGCGGTGCTAAGAGATCAACCGCTCGGTCAGATAATCCGAGTTCGATATAGAGATCGGCAACGGCGAGGCGGTCCTCATCCGTTCCTGTCTTTTCAAGTTGTTCTAATGCTGCTAAAGCTTCCGAAGTATGACCGTGTTCTAATTCTTCGATGATGCCATTCAATAGTTGTTCATTCAAGGCAAGCGCCCCACTTTCTGTTATCCGCCTGTATCTTATTCAGAACGGTCGGATTGAAGTTTCTTTAAATCATCATAGAACGTTGGATAGCTGACTTCAACTACTTCGCGTCCATGAACGTTAATTTCCGGATTGATCGTCGCCGCAATCGTCAACATCATCGCGAGCCGGTGATCGCCCGCACTATCCACTTCAGCTGCTAATAAGGGAGTTGGACCTTCAATGATCATGCCGTCATCCGTCGCTTCGATGTTTGCCCCGAGACGACTTAATGCCGCCACGACCGTTGCGATACGATCCGTCTCTTTGACGCGGAGTTCTTCTGCATCCCGAATGACCGTTCGTCCATCCGCTTGTGTCGCAAGTAACGCGAGCAATGGAATTTCATCAATCAAGGAAGGAATCTGGTCGCCTTCGACCGTGACCGCCTGCAACGATGTCGTCTCCACAGTCACATCTGCTGTCTCTTCTCCGCCTGCTTCCGAACGGTGATTGATTTCGACACTTGCACCCATTTGTCGTAACGTTTGTAAGAAACCGATACGCGTTGGATTCATCAAGACGTGCGTCGTCGTGATGCGACTATCTTGTCCGATTGCTGCCGCTGTCCACCAGAACGCTGCTGACGACGGATCACCTGGAATGTCGAGTGACGTCGCTTGCAGACGAACAGGACCTTGGAGGCGAATATGACGACCATCTTCGAAGTCATCAATCGATATGTCGACACCAAATTGCGGCAACATCCGCTCCGTATGATCTCTAGACAAGATCGGCTCGATGACCGTCGTTTCTCCTGTCGCATGAAGACCCGCGAGCAACACAGCACTTTTCACTTGGGCACTTGCAACGGGTAACGTATACGTCGTTCCGACAAGCGGAGTGCCTGTGATGTGTAGTGGCGCAGTTTCACCAGTTACGTTCGCCCCAAATAAAGCAAGTGGTTCCGTGATCCGTTTCATCGGGCGTCTACGCAATGAATCATCTCCATCGAGTGCATACGTCGCTTGACCGCCAGCCAATATACCACTTAAAAGACGAATCGTCGTACCTGAGTTTCCGCAGTCGATCGTCGCTTCTTGAAACGTCTCCGTTCCAGTGATTCGAATTTCCTCTGGTGTTCGCTCGATATGTGCACCAAGTGACTGCATCGCATCTAGTGAAGCGAGACAATCGGCTCCTTCGAGTGCATTTCTGACACGTGTCGTTCCTTCAGCAATTCCTCCGAACAAGAAGGCACGATGTGTCATTGATTTATCGCCTGGTACTTGTACTGTTCCTCTTAAGCCCATTCTAAACACCTCACAGTTTGATTAAATGCTTGGCGCAATCGTTCTTCGCTCATCGCCTCTAGGACGAATCGTCCTTCCTTCTCAAGGACGAATCGAATCGTTGCTTGTTGATTCTTTTTGTCGCGACGCATCAGTTTAAGATACGTTGTAAATGATCTCCGCTTTGGTAATACCGTACCAAGACGACGAAGCAATCGTCCGAGTTGTTCTGCCTGCTTTTCGTTTCCTTCAAGGAATTTGACGAACACGAGTCCAATCCCTACTGCTTCTCCATGCGCAAGACCAGGACTAGCATATTCGACAGCGTGACCGAACGTGTGCCCATAATTCAAGAACGCCCGCATCCCTTGCTCCGTCTCATCTTGTTCGACAATATCGCGTTTGACGCTAATACCGCGGGCGAGCCAGTCTTCTAAATCGAGTCCTTTGACGGCGTCTAGTGAGACATCAAGTAACGTGTCTGCAAACGACGGACGCGCGAGGAATCCATGCTTGACTAACTCAAAGAAGCCACTTCGCCATTCCCGGTCCGGTAATGTCTGAAGAAGCGCCAAATCATACACGACACCACTCGGTTGATAAAATGCACCGACCAAGTTTTTCCCAAGAGATAGGTTCAGACCAACTTTTCCACCGACACTTGAATCGTGTGCTAACAATGTCGTCGGAATTTGAATGAACGGGATACCACGCAAGAAAGTGGCAGCAACGAATCCTGCTAAGTCGCCAATCATGCCACCTCCAAACGCAAGGATGATACTGTGACGCGTCATCTCGAAACGGATTCCCTCTTCTAATAACGAACCATAGGTCGTTAACGATTTACTCTGTTCCCCAGCCGCAACCGTGCTAATATGAATAGCTGCCGAAACAGATGTAGCCGCTAACGCCTTTTGTAATGTATTCAAGTGCAACTGATGTACCGTTTCATCCGTGATGATCCAGATCTGATCCGCAGCTTGAAGAGCCGGGAGATGCGACAGCCGCGATAGAGTATCAGCTCCAATAAGTACAGGGTATGACGCATTCAACCGAATATCGAGCTCGATCAAAACGTCCGAACCTCCTCTTTGTAAGCAGCGACAGCAGCTTGAAGACGATCAAGTGTGGATGTCCCGAACATTTCAAGGATAGCGACCGCGATTTCAAACGCAACGACGGCTTCAAGGACCACGGATGCAGCAGGAACCGCACAGGCATCACTTCGTTCGATTTGTGCCGTAAACGCTTCCTTCGTTTCGATATCAACCGATTGAAGTGGACGATAGAGCGTCGGAATCGGCTTCATTGCTACCTGGACACGAATTGGCATCCCTGTCGACATCCCGCCTTCGATTCCACCTAAATGGTTCGTTCGTCGTTGATACCCTGATGCATCATGAATGATTTCATCCTGGACAGTACTACCCTTACGACGACCAAGTTCATACCCATCCCCAAAACCGACTGATTTCATCGCATTGACACTGATCACAGCTTGTGCGATTCGACTGTCGAGTTTGAGGTCGTTTTGAGTGAAAGAACCGACTCCTGGCATCATGCCCGTCACGACGATTTCAATCTCGCCACCAAGTGTATCTCCTTCTTTTTTAGCCGCATCAATTTCTTCCATCATCCGTTGTCCTGCCACCTCATCCGCACAACGAACGGGTGAAGCATCAATTGTTTCCTGATGTTCAACTGGATCTTTCCAAGGTGCATCAATTCCACCGATCGACCGGACGTGCGAGAACACTTCGATACCGAGTTCATGAAGTAATTGTTTAGCGAAGGCGCCGACGGCTACACGTGCTGCCGTCTCACGAGCTGAGGAACGTTCTAGTACGTCGCGTAAGTCGCGATGACCGTACTTCAAACCTCCCACGAGATCAGCATGTCCGGGACGCGGGCGTGTCAACGTCCGAGGACGTTCCAGCTGTTCTTTAAGCGGTTCTGCTTGCATGACTTGTGTCCAGTGCGCATGATCCTTATTTTCGATGAACAAACTGATGGGTGATCCCGTCGTGTATCCATGACGAATCCCACCACGTGCATCAATTTGATCTTGTTCGATTTGCATCCGTCGACCGCGTCCATATCCACCTTGGCGACGTGTCATCTCGCGCTGAATCGCTTCGAAATCAATCGTGAGTCCTGCCGGCATTCCATCTATAATGACGGTCAACCCTTTTCCGTGTGATTCTCCTGCTGTCATGTAACGCATTCGCTTCATCCCTTTCTGTTCAACCGATTTTTTCGTAAAAGAAGCTTTGTTTCATCTTCAATCCAAATCGTTCAGGTTGGAATATTTGCTCCGTTCCACCAACGAAAAGAATTCCGCCCGGTTTTAAGGCATCGACGAACGAACGATAGACATGTGCTTTCGCTTCTTCTGTAAAATAAATCAGTACATTGCGGCAGATAATTAGATCAAATCCCGTATCGTACCGGTCTCCTAACAGATTATGTTTACTAAAACGAACGAGTCGCTTAATTTCAGGAACGACTTCAAACGTCTGCTCTTGCTCAATGAAATATTTCTTTTTGCGCGCTTCTACGACTTCATTCAAAGCGGAGGCGCCGTATCGTCCAAGCTTTGCCTTTTCAAGGACGAGATCATCCAAATCCGTTGCTTGAATCGTAAAAGCGGACGGGTCGAGCCGTTCACTTAAAATCATCGCAAGGGAGTACGGTTCTTCTCCGGTCGAACAAGCTGCGCTCCATGTCCGGATACGTCCGTGTGCGCGCGACTCAAGGATCGGTAAGATGTCTTGTTCTAATTGTTGCCAACGTATCGGATTACGGAAAAATTCACTGACGTTGATCGTCATCCGATCTAAAAATTCTTCGTATAACGATGTACTCTTATCCATTGCCTGCATATAAGACGCAAATGTACTGTAGCCTTTTTTATCACGTAACGCTGTCAATCGCCGTTTCATCTGTGCTTCTTTATACTGACCGAGATCAATCCCTGATTTGGTCTTGAACCGTTGAATGAAAAGTTCATAATCTTCCAATTGGCACACCTCGCTCACTCTCGATATCGAATGGTCATCTCGATGACCAGTTCAACTTATTTTCTATAGTAGCATAAAGCTATAGGCATTCCAAAAAGCAATTAGATAATCTGGTCATTCCGTTTTACAAGAATACGACAAAAGGGATTCGATCAAATCGAATCCCTTCCCCGTTGTCTTTTTATTCATGTATTACGCGTTGACTGGCTGTCCTTGAAACCAAAGCGTAAGCTCACGCCCCGCACTTTCGATACTATCCGAACCATGAATGACGTTCTCACTCATCGTGTTCGCGAAATCACCACGAATCGTTCCAGGTGCTGCTTCTAGAGGTTTTGTTTTCCCAATCATCAAACGAGAAACAGCAACGACGTCTGTTCCTTCGACGCGAAGTGCGACAACAGGACCCGATGTGAGGAAAGTGACCAACTCTCCGAAGAACGGTTTCTCAGCATGCTCTTCGTAATGTGCTTTTGCGAGTTCTTCTGTAACATTCATCATTTTCATTTCGCGAATGATGAATCCTTTGCGTTCGATCCGTCCGATGATTTCCCCAATCAATCCACGTTCTACGCCATCTGGTTTAACCATCAAAAATGTCTGTTCCATCTCTAGTTCCCCCTATGAAATGCTTTTAGAAAAGCGCTTACATAGTCAGTTTACTGGCTTTTGTGAAGAACAGCAAGAAATTTTTGACAATCTTCATCCTTTTCGTTTTCCAACGTAGCGTGCTACTTCTTCAAGCGATCGTTTGGCTGATGATTTAGGTAATGGTTCAAGACGTTTGATCGCACGGTGGATATAGTGATCGACCGTTTGTTGCGTCCGTTCGAGGGCGCCTGAAGTTTGAAGAAACGACAGCAACGGTGCTACTTCTTCATGTGTTGGCATACTCTCGATTTGCGAAAGACGTTCGTAAAAGGTAGCATTCTCTGCACCATAAAAGACAGGTAATGTTTTGTGTCCATGACGCAGATCCTCTGCTACCGGCTTACCAAGTTCTGTACGATTCGCTGTGAAATCAAGCAAGTCGTCAGCAATTTGAAAAGCGAGTCCGATATCTCGCCCAAACAACCGTAACGCTTTCGTATCGGCTGCAGAACAATTCGCAACAATTGCACCCAGATGACAGCTCGCTTCAATCAGAATAGCTGTCTTTCGTTCAATTCGTTTGATATATCGTTTAATCGACTGTTCCCAATCGTATTGGTCATAAATTTGCTCAATCTCACCTTCACAAATTTCACGCATCGTATGAACCATGACTTGGACCAGTTCCGGCTTCCCGACTTCACCAATCAACCGAACGGCTTCTCCAAACAAATAATTGCCCGAATACAGCGCCACTTCCTCATCAAAATATTGCATGACGGTGGGTTTTCCTCGACGTAGTTCTGCGTCATCAATGACATCATCGTGGACGAGTGATGCCATATGGACAAGTTCAAGGCTTGCCGCTACACGAATCAGTTCATCTCGATCTGCCTCACCGAACTTGGATGCGAGCAAGACGAATGCTGGTCGAATTCGTTTCCCACCAGCTTTCAGCAATTGTTTTCCTGCTGCATCGATCGTTGGTTCTTCAGAAGCGATATGATTGATCAGAAAACGATCGACTAAATTAACTTCCTTCGTGACATCACGGTATATGGAATGCAGTGACATCTCACCACTTCTTCCCAAGGTGCATCGCAGCAGCCCCACCCGCGAATGCTTTGACTTCCACTTGCATGAAGCCTGCTTGTTCGAAGAGTTGTTTCAGTTCGACGCGGTCGAGGAATACTTCCGTCGATTCTTGTAGCCAGTTATATTGATCATATGATTTTGCAAGCAATCGACCGACTTGCGGCATGATTTTTCCGAAGTATAACGAATACGCTTCGCGGAAAATCGGAGCAGTCGGTTGACTCGTTTCAA contains:
- a CDS encoding YitT family protein, with translation MAPPFQFPIRIQNILWILVGSFIFAFGIYHFNVQNELAEGGFTGITLILKGLFGLSPSITNLVLNVPLFFVSYKILGRTTFVYTLIGTFSFSFWYGLISKYSPLVIDLRDDMVLAALFAGVFIGVGLGIIFNNGGTTGGVDIIARLTKRYFGWSIGRTFLIFDFFVIVASLTYLDYKQAMYTLLAVYVGARVIDWMQEGTYAGKAAMIISDHRTEIADGIHATMNRGTTRLIAKGGYSGRDLEVLYVVVARNEINRLKTLVKSVDQHAFITLHDVYEVTGEGFTFDENRVPIKET
- a CDS encoding zinc metallopeptidase, with protein sequence MANYLIYLAIIIIVPIWAQMRVRSTYKKYQDVPIQSGVTGAQVADFIMKQNGITNVRLEPIGGTMSDHYDPTNKVVRLSEDVYYGSTVSAVSIAAHEIGHVIQDATDYNMMRVRHRIAPVASITSNLSFPLLLVGLFAGLSGLAMLGVVLMLGAVIFQLVTLPVEFDASNRAMAQLTEHGIIDAEEERGSRRVLNAAAWTYVAATLVAVAEFLRLALIVFNPSSDD
- a CDS encoding DUF1405 domain-containing protein — encoded protein: MLLRHKAVLWVVGLINLAGTLYGYYWYEPQLATSKWYYYPFIPDSPTASLFFTIIVFLWIFGRRSRLIEALAFVTLIKYGVWAVVMNALMLNQLGTEDSFLTAMALMLMVSHGAMAFQALLYSPLMTFRVKELVLVAIWVIHNDVVDYVLGQWPRYPALAEHIQWIGYGSFWLTGLCLLMGYLLVVRDSIDNKIT
- a CDS encoding menaquinol-cytochrome c reductase cytochrome b/c subunit, encoding MHRGKGMKFVTDSRVSINNRMPNKSKDYSEYPGRTEAFWPNFLLREWMVGAVFLIGFMTLTIVEAAPLQNIADPTNTSYIPLPDWYFLFLYQLLKYQFAAGPYILMGTVILPGLAFTALLVAPWLDQGLERRPAKRPIAVSMMLLAVVSIVFLTWESVQTTHWDTIHKQGELTMDEGPKIDTSAKGYEIYSNQSCVNCHGKNLEGGAAAPALVGTKKTEKEIYDIAVKGVGSMPAGQFKGSDADHKELAKFIASYGEGGENNK
- the qcrB gene encoding menaquinol-cytochrome c reductase cytochrome b subunit, yielding MMQKIYDWIDERVDITPLWRDIADHEVPEHVNPAHNFSAFVYCFGGLTFFTIVIQILSGMFLTMYYVPDIINAHASVYYLQNEVAHGQIVRGMHHWGASVVIVMLFLHTLRVFFTGSYKKPRELNWVVGVLLFFVVLALGLTGYLLPWDMKALFATKVTIQIAESIPVIGGIAKTLLAGGEIVGASTIARFFAIHVFFLPAALFVLLGAHFMMIRKQGISGPL
- a CDS encoding ubiquinol-cytochrome c reductase iron-sulfur subunit, whose product is MAQNGSNVTRRQFLTYTLTGVGGFMAATMVMPMVNFAVDPVLKKSGAGDKVKVMKLSDITTEPKRVDFKKQTQDAWYEFEETLSAWVFKDDKGEILALSPICKHLGCQVSFGADPTHPEQFYCPCHFGRYTKDGTNVPGTPPTKPLDEYEMQQKDGYLYLGKPVERGA
- a CDS encoding DUF2487 family protein codes for the protein MRFKPSDVQRTRSEQAYIDTLIVPLLPIGFDEAMHAYAECADMTLTVASEVERQLSGRALLLPAMTYIDTPSIGQLEGWRQAAASGQFRFITFITADLRWKETAAEEIIYVPRLALETMSRDQQGQMVGNFVGQVLEQLGNRWTAL
- a CDS encoding ReoY family proteolytic degradation factor → MIERKQRFLRRILTYYTLKRREAKWIIDYWLRNEAKLEQVHFVQNATFAPKAIIMTTYGFDAEPFLFKKGDVTTLDPEKAYHDIRLTSEEIYIELNFQGMMMDDEYLSLLEENPFRPEVAVEPRLADEATHFIAVTVNRQEEERLVRLIDEALDARDQHRFHSLSEQLRLVRSQLP
- a CDS encoding tetratricopeptide repeat protein; the protein is MNEQLLNGIIEELEHGHTSEALAALEQLEKTGTDEDRLAVADLYIELGLSDRAVDLLAPLYVEYAGNAGVALLLAECYIDLDREEEAISVLEQVDTSDMEYGPRSLVLLADLYQSQGLDEVALAKLKEARNLAPEEPLLAYGLAELYMTLGAFDQAVPLFAEIAERPELRAELPLDALYAESLAMTGQFEDAIPLYERAVAERSDLHTLFGLAMTAHRVGQHQKAVETFQQLIAQDPDYTSAYVPYAESQAELGLTKEALNVIKQGMERDDYNDELRTMEALFLLKLGDRAGSVQALREALALNPESIVAAERLLSLLAEDEDHDAMIETISAIEEHVTAPILTWYRARALYALEEYTQAMENYAIVEGAFTEDALFLKEYGFALVEEGRREEGQRLLRRAAQLTPEDNELVDYVERMDG